A window of the Candidatus Nitrosotalea okcheonensis genome harbors these coding sequences:
- a CDS encoding site-specific DNA-methyltransferase, which produces MNSNQIICEDSTVALRKLHSASIDLIYLDPPFFSKRSHQKTTVQGEIRSFDDSWEGGIGQYLDFMQKIISECHRVLKKNGTIYVHCDWHISHYLKVNLDSIFGYSNFRNEIIWKRHNSHNDTKQGARIFGRIHDSILYYSKGDNPTWNPIYQKYSEEYVRKAYRHLEEETGRNYAHGDLGGPGGAAKGDPYYTFLGITRHWRFSKKRMDELYRMGKIVQTKPGNMPLLKRYLDDMKGIQLQDIWDDIKPVRSSKAESTMYPTQKPIKLLERLIHISSNEKDVVLDPFCGSGTTLEAADNLGRKWIGIDVSKTACEITKKRMEKRKETEKIMTVKT; this is translated from the coding sequence ATGAACTCTAATCAAATCATTTGTGAAGATTCTACTGTGGCATTAAGAAAACTTCATAGTGCTTCAATAGATCTTATTTATCTAGATCCTCCATTTTTCTCAAAAAGAAGTCATCAGAAGACAACCGTCCAAGGAGAAATTCGTTCATTTGATGATAGTTGGGAAGGAGGTATTGGACAGTATCTTGATTTTATGCAAAAGATAATTTCTGAATGTCACAGGGTTCTAAAGAAAAATGGAACAATCTATGTCCATTGTGATTGGCACATCTCGCACTATCTCAAGGTGAATCTTGATTCTATCTTTGGTTATTCAAATTTTAGAAACGAAATAATCTGGAAAAGACATAATTCTCATAATGACACAAAACAGGGTGCCAGAATTTTTGGAAGAATACATGATTCGATATTATACTATTCCAAAGGGGATAATCCTACTTGGAATCCCATTTATCAGAAATACTCTGAAGAATATGTCAGAAAGGCATACAGACACTTGGAAGAAGAAACTGGAAGAAATTATGCACATGGAGATCTTGGTGGTCCGGGAGGGGCAGCAAAGGGTGATCCCTACTATACATTCTTGGGAATAACACGACATTGGAGATTTTCTAAGAAAAGAATGGATGAATTATACCGAATGGGAAAAATTGTACAGACCAAACCGGGAAATATGCCGCTACTAAAAAGATATCTGGATGACATGAAAGGAATTCAACTACAGGATATCTGGGATGATATAAAACCAGTCAGATCCTCCAAGGCTGAATCAACAATGTACCCCACACAAAAACCCATAAAGCTTCTTGAGAGGCTGATACACATCTCATCAAATGAAAAGGATGTAGTACTTGATCCCTTCTGTGGCAGTGGCACTACTCTAGAGGCTGCGGACAACTTGGGAAGAAAATGGATTGGGATAGATGTGAGCAAGACTGCCTGTGAGATTACAAAAAAGCGAATGGAAAAAAGAAAAGAAACAGAAAAAATCATGACAGTAAAAACATGA